One Chitinophaga parva DNA segment encodes these proteins:
- a CDS encoding LysR substrate-binding domain-containing protein encodes MLKAKAMELRQLKYFVCAAELSNFTQAAEELYITQSTLSHQIKELENSLDTLLFDRIGKRVKLTEAGEIMLHYARKTILQAEEGKQVLLDLNNKKTGKLIIGATYGLTELLMQSLTQFSEQYPDIEIQIIFASTADLLHKMHHYEIDCMLSFLPVSHKDRQLEIIKLFRATLSLVVHQSHPWSAVRKVSLQKVSTLPVVLPSQGYSIRNFLDEVLDENNIMLKIAMEINDIHSLLKLTNTKRWNTILMNSSLFGFPQLKAIPLEGKNMQREATIAFSVEVYRKKALTAFYEIMKGRCATFQQQFGQ; translated from the coding sequence TTGCTGAAAGCAAAAGCAATGGAACTTCGCCAATTAAAGTATTTTGTATGTGCCGCAGAACTATCAAATTTCACCCAGGCCGCTGAGGAGTTATATATCACTCAAAGTACACTTTCACATCAGATAAAAGAGTTGGAAAACTCACTCGACACACTGCTGTTTGACAGAATTGGTAAAAGGGTAAAACTGACTGAGGCCGGTGAGATCATGCTTCATTATGCCCGCAAAACTATCCTCCAGGCGGAAGAAGGAAAACAGGTGCTATTGGATTTGAATAATAAGAAAACAGGGAAACTTATTATCGGAGCAACCTATGGATTAACCGAATTACTGATGCAGTCGCTCACGCAGTTTAGTGAGCAATACCCCGATATAGAGATTCAAATCATTTTTGCGTCAACGGCCGATTTACTGCATAAGATGCATCATTATGAAATTGACTGTATGCTGTCTTTTCTCCCCGTTTCGCATAAAGATCGTCAGTTGGAAATCATAAAACTGTTTAGGGCCACGCTTTCGCTGGTCGTTCATCAATCGCATCCATGGTCTGCGGTAAGAAAAGTTTCGTTGCAAAAAGTCTCAACGTTACCGGTGGTACTTCCTTCCCAGGGTTATAGTATTCGAAATTTTTTGGATGAAGTACTTGATGAAAATAATATCATGCTAAAGATAGCAATGGAAATCAACGACATTCACAGTTTGTTGAAACTTACTAATACCAAACGATGGAACACCATTTTGATGAACAGTTCTTTATTCGGTTTTCCCCAACTGAAAGCGATTCCGTTAGAAGGAAAAAACATGCAACGTGAAGCCACCATTGCTTTTTCAGTAGAAGTGTATCGAAAAAAGGCCCTGACCGCTTTTTATGAAATTATGAAAGGGAGATGTGCGACGTTCCAACAACAGTTTGGTCAATAA
- a CDS encoding SDR family oxidoreductase codes for MTQTDQVLVTGGSGFIASNCIAGLLKRGYRVKTSLRSLNRIAEVKQLLSVAGVTDFDRLHFVQADLSDETAWKSAAEGCRYVIHPASPTPNFIAKHEDEYIVPAVNGVLYVLRAAKAAGVERVVLTSAFGAICYGTDKHTPYTEEDWTDLSKDIPAYQKSKTLSEKAAWEYVNNEGKGLELAVVNPVGVLGPVLGADYSHSIQFIYQMLNGQIKGVPKIKSVYVDVRDVADLHVMAMTDPKANGERFLATSGEAISLLDIANMLRSELGEKAAKVPKREIPSWILRIIGLFNPTVKLILPHLGMIKDASHAKATRLLGWHPRSNREAVIATAKSLISLGLVK; via the coding sequence ATGACACAGACAGATCAGGTCCTGGTCACCGGCGGATCAGGCTTTATAGCCAGTAATTGCATCGCCGGGCTCCTGAAAAGAGGTTATCGGGTGAAAACATCCTTACGTTCCTTAAACAGGATAGCGGAAGTAAAACAGCTACTTTCAGTCGCCGGGGTTACCGACTTTGATCGGTTGCATTTTGTTCAGGCAGACCTGTCTGATGAAACGGCATGGAAGTCAGCAGCAGAGGGTTGTCGTTACGTGATACACCCCGCTTCGCCTACTCCGAATTTTATCGCAAAACATGAAGACGAGTATATCGTACCGGCCGTGAACGGTGTGCTTTATGTCTTACGGGCAGCAAAGGCTGCTGGAGTTGAGCGGGTAGTCTTAACGTCCGCTTTTGGTGCCATTTGTTATGGTACGGACAAGCATACGCCTTATACAGAAGAAGACTGGACAGATTTATCAAAAGATATTCCCGCCTACCAGAAGTCTAAGACACTGTCTGAGAAAGCCGCCTGGGAGTACGTGAATAATGAAGGTAAAGGGCTGGAACTCGCGGTGGTAAATCCGGTCGGCGTTTTGGGGCCGGTGCTTGGGGCTGACTATTCGCATTCCATTCAATTTATTTACCAGATGCTCAACGGGCAGATAAAAGGTGTTCCGAAGATCAAGTCCGTTTATGTTGATGTTCGGGACGTAGCCGACTTACACGTTATGGCTATGACTGATCCGAAAGCTAACGGCGAGCGTTTTTTGGCTACTTCCGGCGAAGCCATCTCGTTATTAGATATAGCAAATATGCTGCGAAGCGAATTGGGCGAAAAGGCGGCGAAGGTGCCAAAGAGAGAAATTCCCAGCTGGATCCTGAGGATCATTGGATTATTTAACCCTACAGTAAAATTGATCCTACCACACCTGGGGATGATAAAAGATGCCAGCCATGCAAAAGCTACCCGCCTGCTCGGCTGGCATCCCAGAAGTAATAGAGAAGCTGTTATTGCAACGGCGAAAAGCCTCATCAGTTTGGGACTGGTGAAATAA
- a CDS encoding helix-turn-helix domain-containing protein: MENPGANIKGRIFVSCKKEKHYSREMILNQHALVYVLEGTLELSYGTQFYTFKPGMTLLIPRNQLGRMTKLPHQDAPFRSISVLFPEQLLRKHYETRQGNSTEEKPKGHLALDRHPLLESLFNSLIPYFEMHDELPPDLVEIKISECLTVLDACNPKVQGLLSSFSEPGKVDLAAFMEQNFMYNLSLEKFGYLTGRSLTTFKKDFKKEFNTTPGRWLTQKRLEFAHDQIVVKKRKPIEIFFDAGFENLSHFSFAFKKQFGYSPTAATSLS, translated from the coding sequence ATGGAAAATCCAGGTGCCAATATTAAAGGCAGGATATTTGTATCCTGCAAAAAGGAAAAACATTACAGCAGGGAAATGATACTTAACCAGCACGCGCTTGTTTATGTGTTGGAAGGAACGTTGGAATTGTCTTACGGCACTCAATTCTACACGTTCAAGCCCGGAATGACCCTATTGATTCCGAGGAATCAGCTGGGTAGGATGACCAAACTGCCCCACCAGGATGCACCATTCCGTTCCATATCTGTTTTGTTCCCTGAGCAACTCCTGCGTAAACACTATGAGACGCGGCAGGGCAATTCCACAGAAGAGAAACCCAAAGGTCATCTTGCCCTGGACAGACATCCTTTGCTTGAAAGCCTGTTTAATTCGTTGATCCCTTATTTTGAAATGCACGACGAATTACCACCGGATCTGGTAGAAATAAAGATTTCGGAATGTTTAACAGTACTGGATGCCTGCAATCCAAAGGTACAGGGCCTTCTCAGTTCATTTAGCGAACCCGGTAAAGTTGATCTGGCCGCCTTTATGGAACAAAACTTTATGTACAACCTCTCGCTTGAAAAATTTGGGTATCTCACTGGCCGCAGCTTGACTACATTCAAAAAGGATTTTAAGAAGGAATTCAATACTACACCGGGTCGTTGGCTTACGCAAAAACGACTGGAGTTTGCGCATGACCAGATTGTCGTTAAGAAACGTAAGCCTATAGAGATCTTTTTTGACGCAGGCTTTGAAAACCTGTCACATTTTTCTTTTGCTTTTAAAAAGCAGTTCGGCTATAGCCCAACGGCTGCAACCAGCCTATCCTGA
- a CDS encoding SDR family NAD(P)-dependent oxidoreductase, with translation MEDKKAYIITGPTSGIGYETALALAKYGTVILIGRNREKLEQVQKTIKDNGQNALSLVCDISDILSVKRAARQIVELNLRIGGLLNNAGVMLQKATKSAQGWDMTFATNYLGAFALTECLVPDLPDGANVVFIGSAIEDAERKPAKVMGMKGGRYISAEASAHGEWKAGGAKMPGIDAYATSKQCILAAAMAFARENPRLHFNVVEPGITRGTNLGGESTNAFVRFLFGYLMSIIPPFSTYSSTPKKSAKVITKVLTDESGKTGVYFDEKGQPMLGSELARDQKFQENVVAETRALLSKVKE, from the coding sequence ATGGAAGACAAAAAAGCATATATCATCACAGGGCCAACTTCTGGTATCGGTTATGAAACAGCATTAGCACTTGCAAAATACGGCACGGTTATACTTATTGGACGAAATCGTGAAAAATTAGAACAGGTACAAAAGACCATCAAAGATAATGGACAAAACGCGTTGTCCCTAGTCTGCGATATTTCAGACATTTTAAGCGTGAAAAGAGCTGCACGGCAAATCGTGGAACTTAATCTTAGAATAGGCGGATTGCTGAATAATGCAGGGGTTATGCTGCAAAAAGCGACAAAAAGTGCTCAAGGTTGGGATATGACGTTTGCTACAAATTATCTCGGTGCATTCGCATTGACGGAATGTCTTGTGCCTGATCTTCCCGATGGAGCAAATGTTGTGTTTATTGGTTCTGCGATTGAAGACGCTGAACGAAAACCTGCAAAAGTTATGGGAATGAAAGGAGGCCGTTATATCTCTGCAGAAGCAAGCGCCCATGGTGAATGGAAGGCAGGCGGTGCTAAAATGCCGGGCATAGATGCTTATGCTACTTCAAAGCAATGTATTCTTGCTGCGGCAATGGCTTTTGCACGGGAAAACCCGAGATTACATTTCAACGTTGTAGAGCCTGGAATAACAAGGGGGACAAATCTTGGTGGTGAAAGTACTAATGCTTTCGTGCGTTTCTTGTTTGGTTATCTGATGTCCATAATTCCTCCTTTCTCTACTTACAGCAGTACACCCAAAAAATCGGCAAAGGTAATTACAAAAGTACTGACCGATGAGTCGGGCAAAACAGGTGTTTATTTTGACGAAAAAGGGCAGCCCATGCTTGGCTCAGAGTTGGCGCGAGACCAAAAATTTCAGGAAAATGTTGTTGCGGAAACTCGTGCCTTGTTATCTAAAGTAAAAGAATAA
- a CDS encoding helix-turn-helix domain-containing protein → MSAANYHIGVISPEQFIAEHTFVYIIKGVMHIYDGSKNYMLKSGECGIARKNHFARYKKEKENGELEKVFVFFDEKFLRMFQEKHKTTALKFKSNETILRISKNNLMPNFIQSLLPYYDHGKINEAFADLKREELLIILLQTQPGLAGLFFDYGIPEKVNIEEFMNRNFKFNVSIERYAFMTGRSLSAFKRDFKITFKDTPNHWLVKKRLQEAHFLIEEKNKRPSEIYLELGFETLPHFSFAFKKQFGLTPTELACRKKKTCT, encoded by the coding sequence ATGAGCGCAGCAAATTATCATATCGGCGTAATTTCACCGGAACAGTTTATTGCTGAACACACCTTTGTATATATCATAAAAGGTGTAATGCACATATATGATGGCAGTAAAAACTACATGCTGAAATCCGGGGAATGTGGTATTGCCCGAAAAAACCATTTTGCAAGATATAAGAAGGAAAAGGAAAATGGGGAACTTGAAAAGGTATTTGTCTTTTTCGATGAAAAGTTTCTTAGGATGTTTCAGGAAAAACATAAAACAACAGCATTGAAATTTAAATCGAATGAAACGATTTTACGCATCAGTAAAAACAATTTAATGCCGAATTTTATTCAGTCGCTGTTGCCCTACTACGATCACGGAAAAATAAACGAAGCCTTTGCCGATTTGAAGCGGGAAGAACTACTTATTATTTTATTACAGACTCAGCCCGGACTAGCAGGCTTATTTTTTGACTATGGCATACCTGAAAAGGTAAACATTGAAGAATTTATGAATCGAAATTTCAAATTCAATGTAAGCATTGAACGTTATGCATTTATGACTGGTCGAAGTTTATCGGCATTTAAACGGGATTTTAAAATAACTTTCAAGGACACGCCAAATCATTGGTTGGTAAAAAAGCGATTGCAGGAAGCCCATTTTTTGATAGAAGAGAAAAACAAAAGGCCATCTGAAATTTATTTGGAATTGGGCTTTGAAACCTTGCCGCACTTTTCATTTGCTTTTAAGAAACAATTCGGGTTGACACCAACCGAACTGGCATGCCGGAAGAAGAAGACTTGTACCTGA
- a CDS encoding Crp/Fnr family transcriptional regulator codes for MFEVFEKYIQAQSQISREQIKLIYSFSKERTINKNEFVLREGEVSPTHFVAKGLLRLCQIDTGGNEHILKFAHENRWISDRESYLNNSPSTLNIRAIEDSYILVWKKSDFDHLLNELPLFRQLMRYLSAKNQIANQNRLYKSISLSAEEKYIDIITNQPIPYERVPLHMIASYLGLSRETLSRVRKNLAQPKQPSL; via the coding sequence ATGTTTGAGGTTTTTGAAAAATACATACAAGCCCAATCGCAAATCAGCCGCGAGCAAATTAAACTGATATATTCTTTTTCTAAAGAAAGGACGATTAACAAAAATGAATTTGTATTGCGTGAAGGAGAAGTATCGCCCACTCATTTCGTGGCGAAGGGGCTTTTGCGTCTTTGCCAAATAGATACCGGGGGCAATGAACATATATTAAAATTCGCGCATGAAAACAGGTGGATAAGCGACCGCGAAAGCTACTTAAATAACTCACCCTCGACTTTAAATATCCGGGCTATTGAGGACAGCTATATACTGGTATGGAAAAAATCCGATTTTGACCATCTGTTAAACGAACTGCCGTTGTTCAGGCAATTGATGAGATACCTATCGGCAAAAAATCAGATTGCCAATCAAAACCGGCTTTATAAATCAATCAGCCTAAGCGCCGAAGAAAAATACATTGATATTATAACTAATCAGCCTATTCCATATGAACGGGTGCCATTACACATGATCGCATCTTATTTAGGCTTGAGCAGGGAAACATTAAGTCGTGTGCGCAAGAACTTAGCACAGCCCAAACAACCATCTCTGTAA
- a CDS encoding VOC family protein, translated as MKTAINFNIRDLSPQLRVSNIAKSLYFYHQLGFKTAFLCEDFYAGGSKDGFAIHLKLGNHDQTEVEEKIKIRI; from the coding sequence ATGAAAACAGCAATTAATTTCAATATCAGAGACTTAAGTCCTCAACTGCGAGTATCAAATATTGCTAAATCTCTTTATTTTTATCATCAATTAGGATTCAAAACCGCTTTTCTTTGCGAGGATTTTTATGCGGGGGGTAGCAAGGATGGTTTTGCTATTCATCTCAAATTGGGAAACCATGACCAAACAGAAGTCGAAGAAAAAATAAAAATCAGGATTTAA
- a CDS encoding VOC family protein — MKFNLNTIILFVHDVDKQAAFYIGAFQFEVVEEIKSEWVLLKSGSCKIGLHKIGPSYQRKQTETVQSESNTKIVFEVDEEITKARDWLISKGALMKEPRSFVNDGQLFCDGEDPEGNIFQLMQR, encoded by the coding sequence ATGAAATTTAATTTAAACACCATTATACTCTTTGTCCACGATGTGGATAAGCAGGCAGCATTTTATATTGGCGCCTTTCAATTTGAGGTGGTTGAAGAAATAAAATCCGAGTGGGTCTTGCTAAAATCAGGTTCCTGTAAAATTGGCCTTCATAAAATTGGCCCTTCATATCAAAGAAAGCAAACGGAAACGGTACAGTCAGAAAGCAATACTAAAATTGTTTTTGAAGTTGACGAAGAAATTACCAAAGCAAGGGACTGGCTAATCAGTAAGGGAGCGCTAATGAAAGAACCGAGAAGTTTTGTCAATGACGGTCAATTATTTTGTGACGGTGAAGACCCGGAAGGTAATATCTTTCAATTGATGCAAAGATGA
- a CDS encoding DEAD/DEAH box helicase — protein sequence MNDLFNDPGACVLAPFGPAQLDAGFIARHVHEGIGEDAWAGATLVARELQMGQAVLTASSTAFNYPEVSVQLHADKLALTCTCDTTLPYALCAHQARALYTIAYKDELRLFFDPATRQRMLRPYAAPYGLQDEATLDNWFEVSYEKQQLQVKPRQAGLFAVTPEITHDLKALLLPDPQTLLPIKLHQPAGRQLFVVLRQHKYYKQVCTELYTADTTAAGKLKNPLQALAPLPLAWESDRADELKFYTALAKFQNNIAAHTSATDLEGLKAIARNPLGLRFYAHNNRSSDNVVANALEAITLGSLAQDLRIQVEWQAPFYRIHASIVIDGMPYALRDVKMRFDYFVQIDHALHLVSHYPFLKVMDFFRRHHYEISVHGSKFALFQQEVLSKLEDFISIQYPPAMAPVQDAPPPSREWLLYLSDLDNYILLTPVIRYGTVEIPVRTKRVLYTPGENGQAMTLHRDAASETAFIALLTRQHFDFPEQLENSLPYFYLPRLEFLEQDWFLDAFENWRAHGITVMGFSQLKNITVNPHKPKIEIKVTSGINWFNTAVNVTFDRRKASLPQLHKAVRNKSRFVQLDDGTQGILPEEWISRFARYFDAGTVVDENILTSKVNFSAIADLYDAANLDENVQQELDKYHRFLNDTTRIAAVPVPEGLQGQLRAYQQQGLNWLNFLDDLNFGGCLADDMGLGKSLQIIAFILLQRTKVTQNTNLLVVPTSLVFNWEAELYKFAPSIKVLTHYGPQRDRKTQDYSRYELVITTYGTLMADINYLRKYTFNYAFLDESQLIKNPNSQRYKAVRLLQARNRIVITGTPVENNTFDLYGQLSFACPGLLGSKQFFKDVYAFPIDKFKDNEHVAILQRKVAPFILRRTKEQVAAELPQKTEMVQFCPMGDEQWQVYQQYEKEFRDFLEGINNEDLAKHAMHILSSLTKLRQICDSPLLLKEEKLYGEGAAKIEMLLKQIESKSTRHKILVFSQFVGMLELVEQALKNRNIPYTMLTGSTRNRERVVQSFQDEEMVRVFLVSLKAGGVGLNLTAADYVYLLDPWWNPAVENQAIDRVYRIGQTKNVVAVRLICPGTIEEKLLKLQEHKKELAGSLVKADGELLQAMSKAELLQLVAL from the coding sequence ATGAACGATTTATTCAATGACCCGGGCGCCTGCGTACTGGCACCATTTGGTCCGGCGCAACTGGATGCCGGTTTTATAGCCCGCCATGTGCACGAAGGCATTGGGGAGGACGCGTGGGCCGGCGCCACGCTGGTGGCGCGAGAACTGCAAATGGGGCAGGCAGTGCTTACGGCATCTTCCACCGCATTTAACTACCCGGAGGTAAGTGTACAGCTGCATGCGGATAAACTGGCCCTCACCTGCACCTGCGATACCACGCTGCCTTACGCGCTTTGCGCCCACCAGGCCAGGGCCCTTTATACCATTGCTTACAAAGATGAACTGCGCCTGTTCTTCGACCCGGCCACACGCCAGCGCATGCTGCGCCCCTATGCCGCACCGTATGGACTGCAGGATGAAGCCACGCTGGATAACTGGTTTGAGGTAAGTTATGAAAAACAACAGCTGCAGGTGAAACCCCGGCAGGCAGGCCTTTTTGCCGTAACACCGGAAATCACGCATGACCTGAAAGCCTTGCTGCTGCCCGACCCGCAGACACTGCTGCCCATAAAACTGCACCAGCCGGCAGGCCGCCAGCTCTTCGTGGTATTGCGCCAGCATAAATATTACAAACAGGTTTGCACCGAACTTTATACCGCCGACACCACCGCTGCCGGCAAATTAAAAAATCCTTTACAGGCACTGGCGCCCCTGCCCCTGGCCTGGGAAAGCGACCGCGCTGATGAGTTGAAATTCTACACGGCCCTGGCTAAGTTCCAGAACAACATTGCCGCCCACACCAGCGCCACAGACCTGGAAGGCCTGAAGGCAATAGCCCGTAACCCGCTGGGGCTACGGTTCTACGCGCACAACAACCGCAGTTCAGACAACGTGGTGGCCAATGCACTGGAGGCCATAACCCTGGGCAGCCTGGCACAGGACCTGCGTATACAGGTGGAATGGCAGGCGCCTTTTTACCGCATTCATGCATCCATAGTGATAGACGGCATGCCTTACGCGCTGCGCGATGTGAAGATGCGGTTCGATTATTTTGTGCAGATCGATCATGCACTGCACCTGGTAAGTCACTACCCTTTCCTGAAGGTAATGGACTTCTTCCGCCGCCATCACTATGAGATCAGCGTGCATGGGTCTAAGTTTGCGCTGTTCCAGCAGGAGGTGCTGAGCAAACTGGAAGACTTCATCAGCATCCAGTACCCACCTGCAATGGCGCCTGTGCAGGATGCACCGCCCCCATCGCGGGAGTGGTTGTTGTATCTCTCCGACCTGGATAATTACATCCTGCTTACACCGGTGATCCGCTATGGCACGGTGGAAATACCGGTGCGCACCAAGCGCGTGCTTTACACACCCGGCGAGAACGGGCAAGCCATGACCCTGCACCGGGATGCCGCATCAGAAACAGCATTCATCGCGCTGCTCACCCGCCAGCACTTTGACTTCCCGGAGCAACTGGAAAACAGCCTCCCCTACTTTTACCTACCCCGCCTGGAATTCCTGGAGCAGGACTGGTTCCTCGATGCTTTTGAAAACTGGCGGGCCCATGGTATTACGGTAATGGGGTTCAGCCAGTTGAAGAACATCACGGTCAATCCCCACAAACCGAAGATAGAGATCAAGGTGACCAGTGGCATTAACTGGTTCAACACCGCCGTGAATGTAACCTTTGACCGGCGTAAGGCCAGCCTGCCACAACTGCACAAAGCCGTGCGCAACAAAAGCCGGTTTGTGCAACTGGACGACGGTACACAGGGCATTTTGCCGGAAGAATGGATCAGCCGCTTTGCGCGTTATTTTGATGCCGGTACCGTGGTGGATGAAAACATCCTCACCTCCAAAGTGAACTTCTCCGCCATTGCAGACCTTTATGATGCGGCCAACCTGGACGAGAATGTACAACAGGAGCTGGACAAATACCATCGCTTCCTGAACGATACCACCCGCATTGCAGCGGTACCCGTGCCGGAAGGCCTCCAGGGCCAGCTGCGCGCCTACCAGCAGCAAGGCCTCAACTGGCTTAATTTTCTGGATGACCTGAATTTTGGCGGATGCCTGGCAGATGACATGGGCCTGGGAAAATCCCTGCAGATCATTGCTTTCATTTTGCTACAACGCACCAAGGTAACACAAAACACCAACCTGCTGGTGGTGCCCACATCGCTGGTGTTTAACTGGGAAGCAGAGCTATATAAATTTGCACCCTCCATTAAAGTGCTCACCCACTACGGGCCCCAACGCGACCGCAAGACGCAGGACTACAGCCGGTATGAGCTGGTGATCACCACTTATGGCACGCTGATGGCCGACATCAACTACCTGCGCAAGTATACTTTCAATTACGCATTCCTCGACGAATCACAACTGATCAAAAACCCCAACTCCCAACGCTACAAGGCCGTGCGCCTGCTGCAGGCCCGCAACCGCATCGTGATCACCGGCACACCAGTGGAAAACAACACCTTTGACCTCTACGGGCAGCTTTCCTTTGCCTGCCCGGGTTTGCTGGGCAGCAAGCAATTTTTTAAAGACGTATATGCGTTCCCGATAGACAAGTTCAAGGACAATGAGCATGTGGCCATCCTGCAACGGAAGGTGGCGCCCTTCATCCTGCGCCGCACCAAGGAGCAGGTGGCCGCGGAACTGCCGCAGAAAACGGAGATGGTGCAGTTCTGCCCCATGGGCGATGAGCAATGGCAGGTGTACCAGCAGTATGAAAAAGAGTTCCGCGACTTCCTGGAAGGCATTAACAATGAAGACCTGGCGAAGCATGCCATGCATATCCTGAGCAGCCTTACAAAGCTGCGCCAGATCTGCGATTCACCGCTGCTGCTAAAAGAAGAAAAACTCTACGGCGAGGGTGCCGCCAAAATAGAAATGCTGCTGAAGCAGATCGAAAGCAAATCCACCCGCCATAAGATCCTGGTGTTTTCCCAGTTTGTGGGCATGCTGGAACTGGTGGAGCAGGCGCTGAAGAACAGGAACATTCCCTACACGATGCTGACCGGCAGCACGCGTAACCGGGAGCGGGTGGTGCAGTCGTTCCAGGATGAGGAAATGGTGCGCGTATTCCTGGTGAGCCTCAAGGCTGGTGGCGTAGGGCTGAACCTTACGGCTGCGGATTATGTGTACCTGCTGGACCCATGGTGGAACCCCGCAGTGGAAAACCAGGCGATAGACCGCGTGTACCGCATTGGACAAACGAAGAACGTGGTGGCGGTGCGGCTGATCTGCCCGGGTACTATTGAGGAGAAATTGCTGAAGCTCCAGGAGCATAAAAAGGAGCTGGCGGGGAGCCTGGTGAAGGCGGACGGGGAACTGCTACAGGCGATGAGCAAGGCGGAGTTGCTACAGCTGGTGGCGTTATGA
- a CDS encoding KTSC domain-containing protein produces the protein MPSTVIAHIAYLPEVSTLRITFTSQKVYDYLEVPPAVYEAMKASRIKGIYFNQYIKNRYACRLVSTPGQDLFSHANEL, from the coding sequence ATGCCTTCCACCGTTATTGCCCATATCGCTTATTTGCCGGAGGTCTCCACGCTGCGCATCACCTTCACTTCACAAAAGGTGTATGATTACCTGGAGGTGCCTCCTGCCGTGTATGAAGCCATGAAGGCGTCCCGCATCAAAGGCATTTATTTTAACCAGTATATTAAGAACAGGTATGCCTGCCGGTTAGTGAGCACGCCCGGGCAAGACCTGTTCAGTCATGCAAACGAGTTGTAA
- a CDS encoding four-helix bundle copper-binding protein, with protein MGYHQYQQCIDACLRCAALCNHCASSCLQEADVKSMSTCIQLDMECAALCYAAAQLMSLGSGQARAICKLCAEICERCGAECSRHKDMQHCQECAAACKQCAEICRTMA; from the coding sequence ATGGGATACCACCAATACCAACAATGTATAGACGCCTGCCTGCGCTGTGCGGCACTTTGTAACCACTGCGCCAGCAGCTGCCTGCAGGAAGCGGATGTAAAATCCATGAGTACGTGCATACAACTGGACATGGAATGCGCCGCTCTTTGCTATGCTGCTGCCCAGCTCATGAGCCTGGGCAGCGGGCAGGCCCGGGCCATTTGTAAATTATGTGCGGAGATCTGTGAACGCTGCGGCGCAGAATGCAGCCGGCACAAGGATATGCAGCACTGCCAGGAATGTGCGGCCGCCTGTAAACAATGTGCGGAAATTTGTCGCACCATGGCTTAA
- a CDS encoding heavy-metal-associated domain-containing protein, producing the protein MNNIQFKTNINCSGCVAKATPALDQVAGAHQWKVDTANPEKILTVTSDAAPSAIVAALQAAGFTATVKP; encoded by the coding sequence ATGAACAACATACAATTCAAGACCAATATCAACTGTAGCGGCTGTGTGGCCAAGGCCACACCCGCACTGGACCAGGTGGCCGGTGCACACCAATGGAAAGTAGACACCGCCAATCCTGAAAAAATACTGACCGTAACCAGTGATGCCGCTCCCTCCGCCATTGTAGCAGCATTACAGGCAGCCGGCTTTACCGCCACGGTAAAACCATAA